A part of Longimicrobiales bacterium genomic DNA contains:
- the coaBC gene encoding bifunctional phosphopantothenoylcysteine decarboxylase/phosphopantothenate--cysteine ligase CoaBC: protein MPGTPLTPRRPWEGKRVVLGVTGGIAAYKCIQVARDLTRLGAIVDVILTRSAQKFVAPLTFEGVTGRPTLTDLFSADGAALHVRLGREADVVCVAPATADFLARAAQGRADDLICTTLLATRAPVVICPAMNDRMYAHTQVQENLLHIRERLGYQIHGPAEGALAVGEGEGPGRMIEPREIEEAIGRALATQEIFAGRHVLVTAGPTQEPIDPVRYVGNRSSGRMGYSIAQAAWRRGARVTLVTGPSALESPFGVAVIPVDTAREMHDSVAERLADADVSIFSAAVADFRPTDPKVSKVKKDDTDGRFTISMTANPDVARDTRSERKPGSVIVGFALETDDLLENASKKLKEKGFDLLVANDANEAGAGFGVSTNRVTFLSADGSTEPLPLLSKDEVADALLDRVARLLEGIAAS from the coding sequence ATGCCGGGCACTCCGCTCACACCGCGTCGGCCCTGGGAGGGCAAGCGTGTCGTGTTGGGAGTGACTGGCGGCATCGCCGCCTATAAGTGCATTCAGGTTGCCCGTGACCTCACTCGCTTGGGCGCCATTGTTGACGTGATTTTGACGCGCTCGGCCCAAAAATTCGTCGCACCGCTCACCTTTGAGGGTGTGACTGGGCGTCCCACGCTCACAGACCTGTTCTCCGCGGATGGTGCAGCTCTGCATGTCCGGCTCGGTCGAGAGGCCGATGTGGTATGCGTGGCACCGGCGACCGCTGACTTTCTCGCGCGCGCCGCACAAGGGCGAGCTGACGACCTCATCTGCACGACGCTGCTCGCGACGAGGGCGCCCGTGGTGATCTGCCCGGCCATGAACGACCGCATGTACGCCCACACCCAGGTGCAGGAGAACCTTCTACACATCAGAGAGCGACTCGGATACCAGATTCATGGCCCGGCCGAAGGAGCTCTTGCAGTGGGCGAAGGCGAAGGGCCCGGTCGGATGATCGAGCCTCGGGAAATCGAGGAAGCCATAGGGCGCGCCCTCGCCACACAGGAAATATTTGCCGGTCGGCACGTACTCGTGACTGCGGGACCGACTCAGGAACCGATTGACCCGGTCCGGTATGTGGGTAATCGGTCTTCTGGCCGAATGGGTTACTCGATCGCACAGGCCGCCTGGAGAAGGGGTGCCCGGGTAACACTCGTGACGGGGCCCTCTGCTCTCGAGTCACCGTTCGGCGTCGCTGTCATCCCGGTGGACACAGCCCGTGAGATGCATGACTCGGTCGCGGAGCGACTAGCTGACGCCGATGTGTCGATCTTCTCAGCTGCGGTCGCGGACTTCCGGCCGACCGATCCGAAGGTCAGCAAGGTGAAGAAGGATGACACGGACGGACGTTTTACGATCTCCATGACGGCGAACCCGGACGTGGCTCGCGACACGCGAAGCGAACGCAAACCCGGTAGCGTCATCGTCGGTTTCGCGCTTGAGACTGACGATCTGCTCGAGAACGCGTCGAAAAAGCTGAAGGAAAAAGGCTTCGATCTCCTCGTGGCGAACGATGCAAACGAAGCTGGGGCAGGGTTCGGTGTCTCTACGAATCGGGTGACATTCCTCAGTGCCGATGGTTCCACAGAGCCATTGCCCCTCTTGTCCAAAGATGAGGTGGCCGACG
- the rpoZ gene encoding DNA-directed RNA polymerase subunit omega, translating into MRVFTPIEVAAATESKYLGVLVAAKYTRELNSLPSDAMPLGEEKKLTTRALEALTSGQIEFRLVKRRRRDEP; encoded by the coding sequence ATGCGAGTTTTTACCCCGATTGAGGTCGCAGCCGCAACCGAGAGCAAGTACCTCGGCGTGTTGGTTGCTGCGAAATACACGCGCGAACTCAACTCGCTACCCAGCGACGCGATGCCGCTCGGTGAAGAGAAGAAGCTGACGACGCGTGCGCTCGAGGCTTTGACCTCCGGTCAGATCGAGTTTCGCCTCGTGAAGCGCCGGCGCCGCGACGAGCCCTAG
- the gmk gene encoding guanylate kinase gives MTQRAAPVVLAAASGTGKTTLARRLVGDSDRYVFSVSATTRSPRTGEVDGVDYHFLDIGDFEKRAEDGELVEWASVHGRLYGTPRAEIDDAARRGEHVVLDIDVQGARQIRASIEDAVLIFVLPPSVDIMMARLKGRGTEGREDIARRLRSALTELQALKDFDYVVVNDDLDKCIAEIRSITEGRGEVPDSPEQNAEHFRTEIVRILRDEYDKN, from the coding sequence ATGACCCAGCGAGCTGCCCCTGTGGTCCTCGCCGCAGCGAGTGGCACTGGCAAGACGACCCTCGCGAGGAGGCTCGTGGGTGACTCCGACCGCTATGTGTTCTCTGTGTCTGCGACCACTCGGAGCCCGCGTACAGGTGAAGTAGACGGCGTCGACTATCACTTCCTCGATATCGGAGACTTCGAGAAAAGGGCCGAAGACGGCGAGCTCGTCGAATGGGCCAGTGTCCACGGGCGCCTTTACGGCACACCCCGAGCGGAAATCGACGATGCCGCGCGGCGAGGTGAGCACGTGGTTCTCGACATCGATGTTCAGGGGGCCCGGCAGATACGAGCCTCGATCGAAGATGCCGTGCTGATCTTCGTCCTGCCGCCGTCCGTCGATATTATGATGGCCCGCCTGAAGGGCCGGGGTACGGAGGGACGCGAGGACATTGCTCGGCGGCTTCGGTCTGCGCTGACGGAACTTCAGGCCCTGAAGGACTTCGATTATGTTGTGGTCAACGATGATCTTGACAAATGCATCGCTGAGATTCGATCGATCACTGAAGGCCGGGGTGAGGTGCCAGACTCACCTGAGCAGAATGCGGAGCACTTCAGGACGGAAATCGTCCGGATCCTTCGCGATGAGTACGACAAAAACTGA
- a CDS encoding YicC family protein produces the protein MIKSMTGFGDAEGDTSAGRLRLEVKTVNHRFFNSSIKTPSGFDKYEKPITDALKEHIGRGHVNVFLSLDRTSAELQPGPSIDLAKARGYQAALESLKDALDLPGDADLALMSRFGDIFRAPEADRTAGVEVEAVSDLAAKAASACRDMREAEGLRLEADLRGRLDAIGTQIDVVEVRAPQRLIEHRDRLREAVRELSEQVEVDEERLAREVAFLAEKWDINEEIVRFRSHIELFREALEGDATEPVGKRLGFLVQEMHREANTVGSKANDAEVAQASVSIKEEIERLREQIENVE, from the coding sequence ATGATCAAGAGCATGACTGGGTTCGGTGACGCCGAAGGCGATACGTCTGCAGGACGGCTTCGCCTAGAAGTGAAGACTGTGAACCACCGGTTTTTCAACTCGAGCATCAAGACTCCGTCCGGCTTCGACAAGTATGAGAAGCCGATCACAGATGCTCTTAAAGAGCATATCGGACGGGGTCACGTGAACGTGTTCCTCTCCCTCGATCGCACGTCTGCGGAGCTTCAACCCGGGCCCTCGATCGACCTCGCAAAGGCTCGTGGGTATCAGGCTGCACTCGAAAGCCTCAAGGACGCGTTGGATCTTCCGGGGGATGCCGACCTCGCGCTAATGAGTCGCTTCGGAGACATCTTTCGGGCTCCGGAGGCTGATCGCACCGCCGGCGTCGAGGTGGAGGCGGTCTCGGATCTGGCGGCGAAGGCCGCATCGGCTTGCCGTGATATGCGAGAGGCGGAAGGCCTGCGGCTTGAGGCCGACCTCCGGGGTCGCCTCGACGCGATTGGCACGCAGATCGATGTCGTAGAGGTTCGCGCACCGCAGCGTCTGATCGAGCACCGCGATCGCCTGCGAGAAGCGGTGCGTGAACTCAGCGAGCAGGTCGAGGTCGACGAGGAGAGGCTCGCCCGCGAGGTAGCGTTCCTCGCCGAGAAGTGGGACATCAACGAAGAAATCGTACGCTTTCGATCACACATCGAGCTCTTTCGGGAAGCGCTTGAGGGAGACGCGACCGAGCCGGTCGGCAAGCGCCTCGGCTTCCTGGTCCAGGAGATGCACCGTGAAGCCAATACGGTGGGTTCTAAGGCGAACGATGCCGAGGTGGCGCAGGCTTCGGTTTCCATCAAGGAAGAGATCGAGCGCCTCCGTGAACAAATCGAGAATGTCGAATGA
- a CDS encoding Plug domain-containing protein, with protein MKRAAGAVLFGILIAVPAQAQEPPDSIVVVDSLTALGLPSLAVDSLALDSRALAEGDTLVADSLSADTIFYNIPRGTGEAPVGFATGIWEWDRHSLMASGANTLAELFQEIPGLITLLGGDYGTPASISAFGLGGAGYRVFRDGFEVYPVDGGVADLQRIGLVAVSRIRLERSMGQMIIKLTSYEYDDGRPFSVIEAGTGDLNTNMFRGIYTDPTALGGSLGIGLERMDTRGRGQDRKEGGNRTGSWVRYQVHLQNRFGIGLDLRRSQSQTKVVEYTPTLTRTDVMAKAGLRVVDGVVVSGYAGRSSLSAETAASIHTIGGSRGQIGGSLAVDRGGFWLNGAYRQFEGDLPSRAADLSLGFARDRWGGLTGHVSQGTWNGTGTLNYGGRAWVNPIRGVTLFGSFAEGEFGSRGAMLMDGTVAPEAPDIVPGVAAITDRKTGRAGLSFSRWGVTLAGATLYTWSDLALPLGTEADYGAPADMGVHRTGFEAMAILPTRWQALTIEGSYQRWEEPGPYLPEQTYQGAFEYHKVFKETGNLELWFSAGVRGHDPMLTFVDDGGSGAGGVVEVPFYQSWYGHIQVRVVTVRLWLGMDNATLRRGNQTYPGRLLPYARSFFALRWDLWN; from the coding sequence GTGAAACGCGCCGCTGGCGCAGTTCTCTTCGGCATCCTGATCGCGGTGCCGGCCCAGGCTCAGGAGCCCCCCGACTCGATCGTCGTAGTGGACTCACTGACTGCTCTGGGCTTGCCTTCGCTCGCTGTCGATTCTCTCGCACTGGATTCCCGCGCCCTCGCAGAGGGTGACACGCTGGTCGCCGACTCCCTCTCTGCGGATACGATTTTCTACAACATCCCCCGTGGCACCGGAGAGGCTCCTGTCGGTTTTGCGACGGGCATCTGGGAGTGGGATCGCCACAGCCTCATGGCATCCGGGGCCAACACGCTCGCTGAACTTTTCCAGGAGATTCCGGGCCTGATCACGCTGCTCGGTGGAGACTACGGGACTCCGGCGTCAATAAGTGCTTTTGGACTTGGAGGCGCGGGCTATCGCGTATTTCGGGACGGATTTGAGGTATATCCGGTCGATGGCGGAGTGGCGGACCTCCAGCGCATCGGCCTCGTCGCGGTGAGCCGAATTCGTCTTGAGCGCTCGATGGGTCAGATGATTATCAAGCTCACGTCATATGAATACGATGACGGCCGTCCTTTCTCGGTCATCGAGGCCGGAACGGGTGACTTGAACACGAACATGTTCCGGGGTATCTACACGGACCCCACCGCGCTGGGGGGGAGTCTGGGCATCGGACTCGAGCGGATGGACACACGAGGCAGGGGGCAAGATCGGAAAGAGGGCGGGAACCGGACCGGAAGCTGGGTTCGGTACCAAGTACATCTGCAGAATCGGTTCGGTATCGGGCTCGATCTGCGGCGTTCTCAATCGCAGACGAAGGTCGTGGAGTACACGCCAACCCTGACACGGACCGATGTCATGGCCAAGGCTGGCCTGCGTGTCGTCGACGGGGTCGTCGTCAGCGGATACGCGGGCAGATCGAGCCTCTCGGCTGAAACGGCGGCAAGCATCCACACGATTGGAGGGTCGCGGGGTCAGATCGGCGGATCGCTCGCTGTGGATCGCGGCGGGTTCTGGTTGAACGGAGCGTATCGGCAGTTCGAAGGAGATCTGCCCAGTCGGGCAGCCGACTTATCGCTCGGGTTCGCAAGAGACCGATGGGGTGGCCTGACCGGACACGTTTCGCAGGGCACCTGGAACGGTACCGGCACGCTCAACTATGGCGGCCGAGCATGGGTGAATCCGATTCGGGGCGTAACGCTCTTCGGCTCCTTCGCGGAAGGCGAGTTCGGGAGCAGGGGTGCCATGCTCATGGACGGGACCGTCGCCCCAGAGGCCCCCGACATCGTGCCAGGTGTCGCGGCTATTACCGATCGAAAAACCGGCCGGGCCGGGCTTTCCTTTTCCCGCTGGGGCGTGACGCTGGCCGGGGCGACCCTATATACCTGGTCTGATCTGGCGCTCCCGCTCGGCACAGAGGCCGACTACGGCGCACCCGCCGACATGGGAGTACATCGCACCGGATTCGAGGCCATGGCGATCCTCCCGACGCGCTGGCAGGCACTCACCATCGAGGGCTCATACCAGAGGTGGGAGGAACCCGGCCCGTATCTGCCTGAACAGACGTACCAGGGGGCGTTCGAATACCATAAAGTTTTCAAGGAAACCGGGAATCTCGAGTTGTGGTTCTCCGCCGGGGTCCGCGGGCACGATCCCATGCTCACGTTTGTGGACGATGGTGGGTCGGGTGCCGGCGGCGTCGTGGAAGTGCCGTTTTATCAAAGCTGGTATGGTCACATCCAGGTCAGGGTCGTGACCGTCCGGCTCTGGCTCGGCATGGACAATGCGACCCTGCGCCGAGGTAACCAAACCTATCCTGGGCGCCTGCTTCCTTACGCGCGCTCCTTCTTTGCACTCCGCTGGGACCTCTGGAACTAG